In the genome of Vibrio sp. 16, one region contains:
- a CDS encoding TonB-dependent hemoglobin/transferrin/lactoferrin family receptor, whose protein sequence is MKLSRVNVAVLTALAAGLVHAESNVSTFEEVVVTANKYEESLSKTAGSVSVIDGEEMRKKGATELYEVLKNEPGVSVTGSAGTAQNITIRGMSGNRVSVVKDGISTSDGYGANDLNDVMGHNSFDVSSAKEIQVVKGASSTSFGSGALGGVIIVKSLSPEDLLDGEDFYVDGAANYSDNSSRYRLSSNLAFALGDTSSLVQAAYWSGEESKSYDENLWNREIEGLSAAYTIQHYLNDEWMLKAKADFYREQMIREEGIAPPQRDAKMDIETFYEDETLSNYLFWLGAEYESETLLLDTLETKVYYRHTLFNEDSNKLMYRDSNGVRLLRREIENRQFQDQLVGWSADMMKELYQGELKHTLVYGGKFETTYHERPVDERLTDWHGVKVTQTNPFAPATSYSVGAFIQDSIEVGNWRAMLGLRYDSYRLSSDSGRSIGMEDLPDNNSSEVSPSASIAYQFTPAFNSYFSYKHGYRAPEYSKTYGLVNHDFVQGSAFIIMPNFELEEETSDSFEIGAKYDDGAMRVYGAVFYNVFRNFIEQKTVGKRAGTNITEVTFDNLDGVRTYGAEASVEYSLTNTIIASTNIGIVDGKDKEGDYVRAITPLEGNVALNYDNGALNGYVQLNWADQMNRTSVCVNQQKIAVDCATTAGWGAVDIGLGYDFGNNTNISVNVINLFDREYIRYQDIAGLESLHEAFQTESGRYFTVNARYAF, encoded by the coding sequence ATGAAACTTTCACGAGTCAATGTTGCTGTGCTGACTGCACTGGCGGCAGGCCTTGTACACGCGGAATCTAACGTCAGCACCTTTGAAGAGGTGGTCGTCACTGCCAATAAATACGAAGAATCATTGTCAAAAACCGCAGGCTCTGTCTCGGTCATTGACGGTGAAGAGATGCGTAAAAAGGGCGCGACCGAACTGTACGAAGTGCTTAAAAACGAGCCGGGTGTGAGTGTGACTGGCTCGGCGGGTACCGCACAGAATATCACGATTCGTGGTATGTCGGGGAACCGCGTTTCTGTAGTGAAAGATGGCATTTCAACATCAGATGGCTACGGTGCCAATGACTTGAACGATGTGATGGGTCATAACTCCTTTGATGTTTCATCTGCAAAAGAGATTCAAGTCGTGAAGGGCGCAAGTTCAACAAGTTTTGGTTCTGGCGCGCTTGGCGGTGTGATCATTGTTAAATCGCTCTCGCCGGAAGATTTACTCGACGGTGAGGATTTCTATGTGGACGGTGCCGCGAACTATTCCGACAACAGTAGTCGCTATAGGCTCTCATCCAACTTAGCATTCGCACTTGGCGACACTAGCTCCTTGGTTCAAGCCGCGTATTGGAGTGGTGAAGAGAGCAAATCGTACGACGAAAACTTGTGGAACCGTGAAATCGAAGGCCTTAGCGCCGCTTACACCATCCAGCACTACCTAAACGATGAATGGATGCTGAAAGCCAAAGCGGATTTCTATCGTGAACAAATGATCCGTGAAGAGGGGATCGCACCTCCTCAACGTGACGCAAAAATGGATATCGAGACGTTTTACGAAGACGAAACGCTATCTAATTACCTATTTTGGTTGGGTGCTGAATACGAGTCAGAAACCTTGCTCCTCGATACGCTAGAGACGAAAGTGTACTACCGACACACCTTGTTCAACGAAGACTCCAATAAGCTCATGTATCGTGATTCTAATGGCGTACGCCTGTTGCGTCGTGAGATAGAAAATCGTCAGTTCCAAGATCAGCTGGTTGGTTGGTCTGCAGATATGATGAAAGAACTGTATCAAGGCGAGCTGAAGCATACGCTGGTTTATGGCGGTAAGTTTGAAACGACCTATCATGAGCGCCCAGTCGATGAAAGACTTACGGACTGGCATGGCGTGAAAGTGACCCAAACTAACCCATTTGCTCCGGCAACCAGCTATTCAGTGGGCGCCTTTATTCAAGACTCTATTGAAGTAGGCAACTGGCGTGCAATGTTGGGGCTTCGCTATGACTCCTACCGCCTGAGCTCTGACAGCGGCCGTTCAATTGGGATGGAAGACCTGCCCGATAACAACAGCAGTGAGGTGTCGCCAAGTGCGTCGATTGCCTATCAATTTACCCCAGCATTTAACAGCTACTTTAGCTACAAGCATGGCTATCGCGCGCCAGAATACTCAAAAACCTATGGCTTAGTGAATCATGATTTCGTGCAAGGTAGCGCATTCATCATTATGCCTAACTTCGAGCTAGAGGAAGAAACCAGTGACAGTTTTGAAATTGGTGCCAAGTACGATGATGGCGCTATGCGCGTGTATGGGGCGGTTTTCTACAACGTATTCAGAAACTTCATTGAGCAAAAGACGGTTGGTAAACGCGCAGGAACCAATATCACCGAGGTGACCTTTGACAACCTAGATGGTGTTCGAACCTACGGTGCTGAAGCGTCGGTGGAATACTCCCTCACCAATACGATTATCGCCAGCACTAACATCGGTATCGTTGATGGAAAAGACAAAGAAGGCGATTACGTCCGTGCCATCACGCCACTAGAAGGTAATGTGGCGCTTAACTACGACAATGGAGCGCTTAACGGTTACGTGCAGCTTAACTGGGCTGACCAAATGAATCGCACCAGCGTATGTGTTAACCAGCAAAAAATCGCGGTTGACTGTGCGACCACCGCGGGCTGGGGTGCCGTTGACATCGGTCTAGGCTATGACTTTGGCAACAATACCAATATTAGTGTCAATGTCATCAACCTATTCGATCGCGAGTACATTCGCTACCAAGATATCGCGGGTCTCGAAAGCCTACACGAGGCATTCCAAACAGAGTCCGGCCGTTACTTCACCGTCAACGCACGTTACGCGTTCTAA
- a CDS encoding prolyl oligopeptidase family serine peptidase — protein sequence MRLVNIILLSFSVLASNAIASEESEQNHQWLRDDSRSNAKVIRYLEQRNRQVEQFQQALQPLSDALQDEWANHRVQRGSQPWLIRDGKEYLVTRVEGQRWLRVRDANSSQIVDLLNIEQRANQHDYYQLGGWSVSPDGRKIALTEDLVGNEQYQMVVVEVATGKEQRFNANGDTTVIWSADSKSVYGIVKTVQDARPSRLVRYSLVGGKVTDVYTETDQSWLVSAYLASDRQFAIVQSNSESASEQRVLDLSNGELSAPLAKRREGFEYYADIAKGKLYVQSNRDGQFALYSSSLKDSDWQVIYATSSGAELQTYYVFQSGLAAIEQKQGQKSLVILNHRGREQHRELLSPSGSVAWLSRVGDYASDKLRIRSMSMTQPALWEEFDVSTLTRRRLSEDTYPSYQAEEYHTETIFIPSGGVQVPVTLAYKTSMLTERSPVVVYGYGAYGFTMKPYFMPQTISLMDRGIIYAIAHVRGGGYFGEAWHQSGRGVNKINGIKDFVAVSKAMSTYKKGQRKVAAIGSSAGGTLVAGALNQAPQLFSAASLTVPFVDVVASMSDSTLPLTAQQFQEWGTPSIPEERAKMAQYDPILNLTSANYPATLVRVGWHDRRVPYWEGAKYLSQLEATSSGTGPYLLETDFESGHATDQRKSSQRQAMEYAFLIKQLQKSE from the coding sequence ATGAGATTAGTGAATATTATTTTGCTTTCTTTTTCAGTATTAGCATCAAATGCTATTGCGAGTGAAGAGAGTGAGCAAAACCATCAATGGCTTCGAGACGATTCTCGCTCAAATGCCAAGGTAATTCGCTATCTTGAGCAGCGCAATCGTCAAGTCGAACAATTCCAACAAGCCCTCCAACCTCTGAGCGATGCGCTTCAAGACGAGTGGGCAAATCATCGCGTACAGCGTGGCAGTCAGCCATGGCTGATCCGTGATGGAAAAGAGTATCTGGTCACCCGCGTAGAAGGTCAACGATGGCTGAGAGTCAGAGACGCCAATTCATCTCAAATCGTTGATCTACTCAACATCGAACAGCGAGCAAACCAGCATGACTACTATCAGCTTGGTGGCTGGTCAGTCAGCCCAGATGGACGAAAAATTGCCCTTACTGAAGACCTAGTTGGTAACGAGCAGTACCAAATGGTGGTGGTTGAAGTGGCCACTGGTAAAGAGCAGCGCTTTAATGCCAACGGTGACACTACTGTGATTTGGTCTGCCGATAGCAAGAGTGTGTATGGCATCGTGAAAACGGTTCAGGATGCCAGACCAAGTCGATTGGTGCGTTATTCGCTAGTGGGTGGAAAAGTCACGGACGTTTACACCGAGACGGATCAATCATGGCTTGTCTCTGCCTACCTAGCTAGCGATCGCCAATTTGCCATTGTGCAAAGCAACTCTGAATCTGCCAGCGAACAGCGCGTTCTTGATCTGTCGAATGGTGAGTTGTCAGCCCCGTTAGCCAAAAGACGTGAGGGCTTCGAGTACTACGCAGACATCGCCAAGGGCAAGCTGTATGTACAAAGCAACCGTGATGGTCAGTTCGCTCTATACTCAAGCTCGCTAAAGGATTCGGACTGGCAGGTCATCTACGCGACTAGCTCAGGCGCAGAATTGCAAACTTACTACGTTTTCCAATCAGGCCTTGCGGCGATTGAACAGAAGCAAGGACAAAAAAGTCTCGTCATTTTAAACCACCGTGGTCGGGAGCAACATCGAGAATTACTTTCTCCTTCAGGCAGCGTCGCTTGGCTGAGTCGAGTTGGGGATTACGCCAGCGACAAACTGCGTATTCGTTCAATGTCGATGACCCAACCTGCGCTTTGGGAAGAGTTCGATGTTTCTACGTTAACCCGTCGCCGATTGAGCGAAGATACGTACCCGTCATACCAAGCCGAAGAGTACCATACAGAAACGATATTCATCCCATCGGGTGGTGTTCAGGTTCCTGTGACTCTGGCGTACAAGACGTCAATGCTGACTGAGCGATCTCCTGTGGTGGTTTATGGATATGGTGCGTATGGGTTTACGATGAAGCCTTACTTTATGCCGCAGACAATCTCATTGATGGATCGCGGGATCATTTATGCGATTGCTCATGTTCGTGGTGGTGGCTACTTTGGCGAAGCTTGGCATCAGTCGGGGCGCGGGGTCAATAAAATCAACGGCATCAAAGACTTTGTTGCTGTGTCAAAAGCGATGTCGACTTACAAAAAGGGTCAGCGAAAAGTGGCGGCAATCGGCTCGAGCGCAGGGGGAACCTTAGTCGCTGGTGCGCTCAACCAAGCTCCACAGCTATTCAGCGCGGCGAGCCTGACGGTCCCATTTGTCGATGTTGTCGCGAGTATGTCAGATTCGACGCTACCTTTGACAGCGCAACAGTTTCAGGAGTGGGGAACCCCATCGATTCCTGAAGAGCGGGCGAAAATGGCGCAGTACGATCCCATCTTAAATCTTACCTCTGCTAACTATCCTGCAACGCTTGTTCGCGTTGGTTGGCATGATCGCCGAGTGCCTTATTGGGAGGGCGCCAAATACCTCTCACAACTAGAAGCGACCAGCTCAGGCACTGGTCCCTATCTTCTAGAGACAGATTTTGAAAGTGGACACGCTACGGATCAGCGCAAGTCTTCACAACGCCAAGCGATGGAATACGCATTTCTTATTAAACAATTACAAAAATCGGAATAA
- a CDS encoding succinylglutamate desuccinylase/aspartoacylase family protein: MSKPLNECIVPMYPTIQALDVNALEAGEHKFWFAVATDAIGHPQTLPVRVFKGQNPGKRFMITAGVHGDEQNGILTAQQIARELVGKAIAGVVTIVPTVNLSGIARHSRDFHSAAPDSSSANLNRVFPGSPTGDDASRYANSLWENLLKPNADLAIDLHSQTSGSAYPLYAFADYRLEDAIRMARLINPDVILNDPGDPGILETVYNRAGIPSITIEVGIGRYTDLVMVERATKGVMNILKSYEALSGNVDESEVPCVEGEQIVSVRASQGGFVICHVDLMQTVCEGEKLATQYNSFGDEIEVYYSPINGTVISHNVESVRAPGSLVVRLIQ, translated from the coding sequence ATGAGCAAACCTTTGAACGAGTGTATCGTCCCTATGTACCCAACCATTCAAGCGCTAGACGTTAACGCGTTAGAGGCGGGGGAGCACAAGTTTTGGTTTGCTGTGGCAACGGATGCTATTGGCCATCCGCAAACACTGCCAGTGAGAGTGTTTAAAGGTCAAAATCCGGGTAAGCGATTTATGATCACAGCAGGTGTTCACGGTGACGAGCAAAATGGTATTTTAACGGCGCAGCAAATCGCTCGGGAGCTCGTCGGCAAAGCCATTGCGGGCGTCGTGACGATTGTTCCTACGGTTAACCTGTCAGGCATTGCCCGCCATAGCCGAGACTTTCACTCCGCCGCGCCGGATAGCTCATCTGCGAATCTTAATCGCGTCTTCCCGGGTAGCCCTACTGGTGATGACGCAAGCCGCTACGCAAACAGTTTGTGGGAGAATCTGCTCAAACCCAATGCGGATCTGGCTATCGATCTCCATTCCCAAACCAGCGGCAGTGCTTATCCCTTGTATGCGTTTGCTGATTACCGCCTAGAAGATGCGATTCGTATGGCTAGGCTCATTAACCCCGACGTTATTCTTAATGATCCCGGTGACCCTGGCATTTTGGAAACGGTTTACAACCGCGCCGGCATTCCTTCGATCACGATAGAGGTTGGCATTGGCCGCTACACCGATTTAGTGATGGTAGAGCGAGCAACCAAAGGGGTGATGAACATTCTTAAGTCTTATGAAGCGCTGTCAGGCAATGTGGACGAATCTGAGGTGCCTTGCGTGGAAGGCGAGCAAATTGTCAGTGTCAGAGCAAGCCAAGGGGGGTTCGTAATCTGCCATGTCGACTTAATGCAAACGGTTTGTGAAGGGGAGAAATTGGCAACGCAATACAATAGTTTCGGTGATGAAATCGAGGTTTACTACTCGCCGATTAACGGTACCGTCATAAGCCACAATGTTGAGTCAGTTCGAGCGCCGGGATCGTTGGTCGTTAGACTAATTCAATAA
- a CDS encoding DMT family transporter, which translates to MTTAASSLKKGSFKFPVTESLLLLVAVFWGTSYGLTKSALVYTSVLLFITIRFSITFLCMLPVVIRDFRRGLNKDWKIAIPTGFILSAIFFCEVFGVSQTSASNAAFLISLTVILTAFAELIINKKRVSNTLLGLTVCSVVGVLLLTSEQGIEFSLNTGDYFILTAALLRALMVTLTKRFTEGKEITTSTLTSLQSLVVASCAIVGAVAFLPASEFVLPTSTEFWITVAYLVLFCTLFAFYVQNYAVRRTSPTRVSLLMGSEPLFGAIFAMVWLQETLSVTQLAGGALILFSVIVTSTRES; encoded by the coding sequence ATGACTACGGCTGCGAGTTCGTTAAAAAAAGGAAGTTTTAAGTTTCCAGTAACAGAATCATTGCTGCTTTTGGTGGCGGTATTTTGGGGAACCAGTTACGGGCTCACAAAAAGTGCCTTAGTGTATACCAGTGTTTTACTCTTCATTACGATACGTTTCTCAATCACTTTTTTATGTATGCTACCTGTAGTGATTCGAGACTTTCGCCGAGGGCTCAATAAAGATTGGAAGATAGCAATACCGACCGGCTTTATTCTATCGGCGATTTTTTTCTGCGAAGTGTTTGGGGTTTCTCAGACCTCGGCATCCAATGCGGCCTTTTTGATCAGCTTGACCGTGATCTTAACGGCCTTCGCGGAACTGATAATTAACAAAAAGCGCGTAAGCAATACCCTACTTGGTCTCACCGTCTGTAGTGTGGTGGGGGTTTTGCTGCTGACCAGTGAACAAGGGATCGAGTTTTCGTTAAATACGGGCGATTACTTTATTCTGACCGCGGCGCTGCTACGTGCGCTGATGGTGACGTTAACCAAACGGTTTACTGAGGGCAAAGAGATTACCACCTCAACGTTAACCTCACTTCAGTCGTTGGTTGTGGCGTCATGTGCGATTGTTGGCGCAGTCGCGTTTCTACCTGCGTCGGAGTTTGTGTTGCCGACCTCGACGGAGTTTTGGATTACGGTTGCGTACTTAGTGCTGTTTTGTACGCTGTTTGCCTTTTATGTCCAAAACTACGCGGTGCGCAGAACCTCGCCTACTCGTGTTTCCTTGCTAATGGGCAGTGAGCCGTTATTCGGTGCGATCTTCGCTATGGTCTGGCTGCAAGAAACGTTGAGTGTAACCCAACTTGCTGGTGGGGCACTTATCTTGTTCAGTGTGATAGTCACTTCAACCCGAGAAAGCTAA
- a CDS encoding 2OG-Fe dioxygenase family protein translates to MESVKQVASRNVSVITQILAQNQYVFVSGKHMTSLLQTNVDEVIRFKNCWNHLERDQYMADGGTYRYRRYGQFMKLPGSHEITMLPHEPYVQPSYINQLNGDIERHFEPLTDRFVTSPILERLLQLMSDIYDGAEGKPTKWNIRLHPYRIIADDSELGQPTPEGLHRDGVTYIASLMINKINVMGGLTTITDANKQELETLVLDKTFDVVMADDEQTMHEVSPIRPESSDKCAYRDVLVIAFTKMEE, encoded by the coding sequence ATGGAGAGCGTTAAACAGGTCGCGAGTCGTAACGTTTCAGTGATTACGCAAATATTGGCGCAAAATCAATATGTCTTTGTCAGCGGTAAGCACATGACGTCCTTACTGCAAACCAACGTCGATGAGGTGATTCGTTTTAAAAACTGTTGGAATCACTTGGAAAGGGATCAATACATGGCAGACGGCGGTACGTATCGCTATCGCCGATATGGTCAGTTTATGAAGTTGCCGGGCAGCCATGAGATTACCATGTTGCCTCATGAACCTTATGTTCAGCCTTCTTACATTAACCAGCTCAATGGTGATATTGAACGTCACTTTGAACCGTTGACAGACCGCTTTGTGACTTCGCCGATTTTGGAGCGACTGCTGCAATTGATGAGTGACATTTACGATGGCGCAGAAGGTAAGCCAACCAAGTGGAATATTCGGCTCCACCCTTACCGAATCATTGCTGATGATTCCGAGTTGGGACAGCCCACACCGGAAGGTTTGCATCGTGATGGTGTCACCTACATTGCGTCGCTGATGATCAACAAAATCAATGTGATGGGAGGGCTGACTACCATCACCGATGCAAACAAACAAGAGTTGGAGACCTTAGTGTTGGATAAAACGTTTGATGTCGTGATGGCGGACGATGAGCAAACCATGCACGAAGTCTCACCAATTCGACCTGAGAGTTCAGACAAATGCGCGTACCGGGATGTACTCGTGATCGCTTTTACAAAAATGGAGGAATAG
- a CDS encoding argininosuccinate synthase-related protein yields MKKIRSIEDVQAVADVSKHILTLFSGGLDSSYVLELLKNSHAKVTAVAVDLGDGIEESNLKLITDHYGFDLKIIDAKQEFVEHSLVSAIQAQSMYLGDYPVSSSLSRPIIVKKAVELAEILGCDAIIHTANQSQNSLRRLNGAIERSGFDGFYGSPYEYSALTREEKAKALFHSGLVGFKSRNVSGDSNLWCREFESGVLDNPEQFTVSESLFTWSRWQPEKHLENDQIKIGFRQGYPVTLNDQPINLLELITFINNHVGAYEIGRYVGFDHLDQDEKVLEVREAPAATLLMKAYKLLETAALPTDVLKAKAMHNDMWTQEAVEGRFGSMMQNASYAFIAHTAEFISGSVLFNLTRGSALATSIVAENPRYLCDRDRWEVEVAHERSQRSLPLDTQPQKAHQAV; encoded by the coding sequence ATGAAGAAGATCAGAAGTATCGAGGATGTTCAGGCAGTTGCTGACGTTTCGAAGCATATTTTGACCTTATTCAGTGGGGGGCTAGATAGCTCATATGTATTAGAACTACTCAAAAATAGTCACGCAAAAGTCACGGCTGTCGCGGTCGACTTGGGTGATGGTATCGAAGAATCGAACCTAAAGCTCATCACCGATCACTACGGCTTCGATCTTAAGATCATCGATGCAAAGCAGGAGTTCGTTGAACACAGCTTAGTGTCCGCGATTCAGGCTCAATCCATGTACCTAGGGGATTACCCTGTTAGCTCGTCACTCTCACGCCCAATTATTGTCAAAAAAGCGGTGGAGCTGGCGGAAATCCTTGGCTGTGATGCGATTATTCATACCGCCAACCAGTCACAAAACAGTTTACGTCGTCTTAATGGCGCGATTGAGCGCTCGGGCTTTGATGGGTTTTATGGCTCTCCTTATGAGTATTCCGCGCTTACAAGAGAAGAGAAAGCCAAAGCACTTTTCCATTCAGGTTTAGTTGGTTTTAAAAGCCGCAATGTGAGCGGTGACTCCAACCTTTGGTGTCGTGAGTTTGAGTCTGGCGTTCTCGACAACCCAGAACAATTCACCGTTTCAGAATCTCTGTTTACCTGGTCGCGTTGGCAGCCAGAAAAACATCTAGAAAACGATCAAATTAAGATTGGCTTTCGTCAAGGCTACCCTGTCACCTTGAACGATCAGCCCATTAATTTACTTGAGTTAATTACCTTCATTAACAACCACGTTGGCGCGTACGAGATTGGCCGATATGTAGGGTTCGACCATCTCGATCAGGACGAAAAGGTACTAGAGGTGCGCGAAGCACCCGCCGCAACACTCCTGATGAAGGCTTACAAGCTGCTGGAAACAGCAGCTTTACCTACCGATGTTCTCAAAGCAAAAGCAATGCATAACGACATGTGGACACAAGAAGCGGTTGAAGGTCGCTTTGGCAGCATGATGCAAAATGCCAGCTATGCGTTCATCGCCCACACTGCGGAATTCATTTCTGGCAGTGTTCTATTCAATCTCACCAGAGGAAGTGCTCTGGCGACAAGTATCGTGGCGGAAAACCCAAGGTATCTGTGTGATCGTGACCGTTGGGAAGTGGAAGTGGCTCATGAACGAAGCCAGCGCTCCTTGCCGTTGGATACTCAACCGCAAAAAGCCCATCAAGCAGTGTAG
- a CDS encoding LysR family transcriptional regulator: protein MDTNKLIPLLSEMAIFVNVVESGSFSKTAKKLGVSPSSVSRSVTRLENALEEKLLERTTRQMRLSSTGQEVYSLCSDMMNSAKMAVSAAQVDKTDVSGSLRVAAPKALSRQVLMPMILDFIDDYPNVSLQLKVADHYIDPIGDEVDIIIMITNKPTEGLIAKPLGQCRLVLCASPAYIEEYGMPIHPEDISSHNCLCLGENPRDRVWEFTNNNKRVSINVNGSFVVNHSEIRREAVLRGVGISVFPEFAIQSYIDSGQVVEVLRDWHVGGNYQGKIIAQYAQSKYIPSQIKTFIEYLQQRLV, encoded by the coding sequence ATGGACACAAATAAGCTTATTCCGCTACTTTCAGAGATGGCAATCTTCGTAAATGTTGTGGAGTCGGGCAGCTTCTCAAAGACCGCCAAAAAACTTGGTGTATCCCCGTCATCCGTGAGCCGATCGGTCACTAGGCTAGAGAACGCGTTGGAAGAAAAACTGCTAGAGCGCACCACTCGCCAGATGCGTCTTAGCTCAACCGGGCAAGAGGTTTATAGCCTGTGTAGTGACATGATGAACTCTGCCAAAATGGCGGTTTCTGCGGCGCAGGTCGATAAAACCGATGTTTCAGGTAGCCTACGTGTTGCAGCGCCAAAAGCATTGTCTCGCCAAGTACTTATGCCGATGATCCTCGACTTTATCGACGACTACCCCAACGTGTCGTTGCAGCTCAAAGTCGCCGACCACTACATTGATCCGATTGGCGATGAAGTGGACATCATCATTATGATCACCAACAAACCAACGGAAGGGTTGATCGCCAAACCTTTAGGTCAATGTCGATTGGTTTTGTGCGCAAGTCCAGCCTATATCGAAGAATATGGGATGCCGATTCACCCAGAAGACATTTCAAGCCACAACTGTTTGTGTTTAGGGGAGAATCCTCGCGACCGAGTTTGGGAATTTACTAACAATAACAAGCGTGTATCGATTAACGTTAACGGCTCATTTGTTGTGAACCACAGCGAAATTCGCCGTGAAGCTGTGTTGCGTGGGGTAGGTATTTCGGTCTTTCCAGAGTTCGCTATTCAATCGTATATCGACTCTGGGCAAGTGGTAGAAGTCTTGCGAGACTGGCACGTAGGCGGCAACTATCAAGGCAAAATCATCGCCCAATACGCGCAATCGAAGTACATCCCAAGCCAGATCAAGACTTTTATTGAGTACTTGCAGCAAAGATTAGTGTAA
- a CDS encoding Gfo/Idh/MocA family protein, whose product MKIGIIGLGDIAQKAYLPIITQLADVEPIFCTRSSDALQVLSEQYRVGQTCHDYRDLPRLGVDAVMIHAATSVHKQIASYFLQLGIPTFVDKPLADNAADVMELYDIASKHNAPLYVGYNRRHIPLYNHYLPEVANGRCGALTSLRWEKHRHNLSGEVRTFVFDDFIHPLDSVNLDCRADINDAYVTQQWVGEQLGRLDIQWQAGETLLHASMNRQFGVTTERVSATYQNKALQFDSFMAGRQWEEGQEVALALKDWTPMLTTKGFEAMIQDWLSVIRAGQLASHIVERNIATHQLAEALVARLNASKR is encoded by the coding sequence ATGAAAATTGGCATTATTGGCCTAGGTGATATCGCTCAGAAGGCATACCTTCCCATTATCACTCAACTGGCTGATGTTGAGCCTATATTTTGTACCCGAAGCTCAGACGCTTTGCAGGTATTGTCTGAGCAATATCGAGTGGGGCAAACCTGTCATGACTATCGCGATTTACCTCGGCTCGGGGTCGACGCCGTAATGATTCATGCTGCCACGAGTGTGCATAAGCAGATCGCGAGTTATTTTTTGCAGCTAGGCATCCCAACGTTTGTCGATAAGCCATTAGCGGACAATGCCGCAGATGTCATGGAACTGTATGACATTGCGAGCAAGCATAACGCGCCGCTTTATGTCGGTTATAATCGTCGTCATATTCCTCTCTATAATCACTACTTGCCGGAAGTCGCTAATGGTCGATGTGGGGCATTAACCTCTCTTCGTTGGGAGAAGCATCGTCATAATCTATCTGGTGAGGTGAGAACGTTCGTATTTGATGATTTTATCCATCCACTTGATAGCGTTAACTTAGATTGTCGAGCGGACATAAACGACGCCTATGTCACCCAACAATGGGTGGGTGAGCAGTTAGGTCGGCTAGATATTCAGTGGCAGGCCGGCGAAACGCTGCTCCATGCTTCAATGAATCGTCAGTTTGGTGTGACCACAGAAAGGGTCTCGGCAACCTACCAAAATAAGGCGCTGCAATTTGATTCCTTTATGGCTGGTCGCCAATGGGAAGAGGGGCAAGAGGTGGCGTTAGCATTGAAAGATTGGACACCAATGCTAACGACAAAGGGTTTTGAAGCAATGATACAAGACTGGTTGTCGGTGATCAGGGCGGGGCAACTGGCGAGCCATATCGTCGAGCGCAACATTGCTACCCATCAACTTGCAGAGGCGCTTGTCGCTCGTTTGAACGCGTCGAAGCGATAA